GAAGCCGATCTCGCCGTCGCCCGCCGCGACCTTCATGATGTTGGTCAGGGCGGCGCCGAGTTCGCTGTTGGCGGGCACGCCCTCGCGGTTGAGCGCCGTCGCGATATAGCCGCCGATGATGTAGAAGCTGGTATTCACCGGGCCGGTGAACAGCGTCACCTGCTTCGGCTTGGCCTCGGCCGGCGTGACGGCCTGGCCCGACAGCGCCAGCACGCCCGCGACCGCCGCGAGCACGCGCAACATTTTCTTCGGCATCGACTCGACCCCCTCATCGCTCTGTACGGTGATTGGCGGGGGCGGCTCCTCCTTCGTGCGCCGTTGCCGGCGTCTATGTCCCGTTCGCCGCTCCTCCGCTACCGGTGTAGCCCTCGGTGCGGTCGGCTTCCGTGCGGTCCGCCGCACGTCGCCCCGGATCGCCGAAGCCGCCGCCGCCGGGCGTGCGCAGGTACAGTGTGTCGCCGTTGAGCAGCCGGTACGGCTTCGACGGATCGAGCGGTGCCGCGCCGTTGATCCGCAGTTCGCCGCGCCGGCCGGGGCCGCCGCCGCAGATCCCCTCGGGGTCGATCGACGACCGGCCTGCGGAGAAGTGCAGGTTCAGCGGACGCTCGGAGCGGGACTCGAACATCAGTTCCTGGCCTAGCCCGCCGCGCTGTTCGCCGGCGCCGCCGGAGCCCTCGGCGTAGCGCTTGTAGCGGATCCGCCAGGGCGTCGAGCGCTCCATATACTCGACCGGCACGCCGGAGATGTTGCTCGGCCAACTCAGCACGCTCTCCCCGTCGCGCCTGGCGTTGGCGCCCATGCCGCCGTTGAAGAACAGCAGCGAGGCGAAGGACCGGCCGGCGTCGTCGACGCCGGAGACCTTGACGTTCCAGACCGGCGTGCCGGACGGCGCCATCACCCGGTCGGGCAGCGCCTCGGCGAGCGCCGCCAGGACGGACAGGGGCAGATAGTGGCCGACCATGTGGCGCGAGTAGCCGGCGATAGGGAAGCGGTGGTTGAGGACGCTGCCCTCCGGCGCCTTGATGACGATTGGGCGCCAGACGCCGTCATTGTTCGGCAGGTCGGGCGCCAGGATGCATTTCACGCCGTAGGAGGTGTAGGCATAGGTGTAAGCGTAGACCGCGTTCATGTTCATGCCCGCCACCTCGCCGGACGATCCCTCGAAGTCGATCACCACCTCTTCGCCGGTGAAGCTGACCGCGATGCGGATTTCGATCGGCACGGGGCCGCCGTCGGCGGTGACGGCATAGCGCCAGGTGCCCCGCGGCGCCTTGGCGATGGCGGCGCGCATCGCCGCCTCCGATCGGTCGTGGATCTCGTCGGCGAGTGCGGTCAGTTCGGCGAAGCCGTACTCCTCCATCAGCGACAGGGTGCGCTGCTCGATGATGTCCAGGCCGGTGATCTGCGCCCACAGGTCGCCCACCACGTCGTCGGGTGCGCGCACGTTGGCGCGCAGCAGGGAGACCAGGCTCTGGTTCACCTTGCCGCCGGTGATGAGCTTCATCGGCGGGATCTGGAATCCCTCCTCGTAGATGTCGCGCATCTCCAGCGAGCCGGTACGGCCGCCGATGTCCGGGGCGTGCGCCGTGCTCGCGGCAAACCCGATCAGCCGCTCGCCCAGGAAGATCGGCTTCACGACGTTGATGTCGGGCAGGTGCCCGGTGCCGTGCCAGGGGTCGTTGCTGATCAGCACGTCGCCGGGCGTCAGTTTCTCGGCCGGATAGAGTTCCTGGAACCAACGGACGGTGCGCGGCAGCGTGCCGATGAAGGACGGAATGCTCTGCGTCGCCTGGGCGACGAGGTGGCCGCGCGCGTCGGTGACGACGCAGGCGAAATCGTAGGATTCGCGTACCACCG
This genomic stretch from Constrictibacter sp. MBR-5 harbors:
- a CDS encoding hydantoinase B/oxoprolinase family protein; this translates as MSARVDDTAAGPSHAAPFDAATLQILWGRLISAVDEASAALVRTAFSSVVRESYDFACVVTDARGHLVAQATQSIPSFIGTLPRTVRWFQELYPAEKLTPGDVLISNDPWHGTGHLPDINVVKPIFLGERLIGFAASTAHAPDIGGRTGSLEMRDIYEEGFQIPPMKLITGGKVNQSLVSLLRANVRAPDDVVGDLWAQITGLDIIEQRTLSLMEEYGFAELTALADEIHDRSEAAMRAAIAKAPRGTWRYAVTADGGPVPIEIRIAVSFTGEEVVIDFEGSSGEVAGMNMNAVYAYTYAYTSYGVKCILAPDLPNNDGVWRPIVIKAPEGSVLNHRFPIAGYSRHMVGHYLPLSVLAALAEALPDRVMAPSGTPVWNVKVSGVDDAGRSFASLLFFNGGMGANARRDGESVLSWPSNISGVPVEYMERSTPWRIRYKRYAEGSGGAGEQRGGLGQELMFESRSERPLNLHFSAGRSSIDPEGICGGGPGRRGELRINGAAPLDPSKPYRLLNGDTLYLRTPGGGGFGDPGRRAADRTEADRTEGYTGSGGAANGT